A genome region from Bradyrhizobium sp. WSM1417 includes the following:
- the mmsA gene encoding multiple monosaccharide ABC transporter ATP-binding protein — protein MTAMLEMRNVSKSFSGVQALRDVNFSVEAGQIHALVGENGAGKSTLMKVLSGVYPAGSYEGTIIFDGEERRFRDINDSEALGIIIIHQELALIPLMSIAENIFLSHPPSKLGVIDRDEVYRRTRDLLAQVGLKESPDTLITDLGVGKQQLVEIAKALSKRVRMLILDEPTASLNEADSAALLERLMAFRTQGIGSILISHKLNEVAKVADHITVLRDGRTVDSIDCHAEPIQEDRIIRSMVNRDLAHRFPERSVKIGEPVLTVENWSVYHPIHPERQVIKNVNFGVKRGEVVGIAGLMGAGRTEFAMSLFGRSWGTNISGRIRLEGREIALPSVAAAIDAGLAYVTEDRKQLGLILADDVRKNITLASLDQVAPNRVIDDIAELKVASDYRNRMRIRCSDVYQETGQLSGGNQQKVVLSKWLMTDPKVLILDEPTRGIDVGAKYEIYCIINELAEAGRGVVVISSEMPELLGICDRICVMNDGAFVGEFKGADATQEKIMRAIMRNDRNYGSSALAGAEMGGSQP, from the coding sequence ATGACCGCGATGCTGGAGATGCGCAACGTCAGCAAGAGCTTTTCCGGCGTGCAGGCGCTGCGCGATGTCAACTTCTCGGTTGAAGCCGGGCAGATCCACGCCCTCGTCGGCGAGAACGGTGCCGGCAAGTCCACGCTGATGAAGGTGCTCAGCGGCGTCTACCCGGCCGGCAGCTACGAGGGCACCATCATCTTCGATGGCGAGGAGCGCCGCTTCCGCGACATCAACGATTCCGAGGCGCTCGGCATCATCATCATCCATCAGGAGCTGGCGCTGATCCCGCTGATGTCGATCGCCGAAAACATTTTCCTGTCGCACCCGCCGTCCAAGCTCGGTGTCATCGATCGCGACGAGGTGTATCGGCGCACGCGCGACCTGCTCGCGCAGGTCGGCCTGAAGGAATCGCCGGATACGCTGATCACCGATCTCGGCGTCGGCAAGCAGCAGCTGGTCGAGATCGCCAAGGCGCTGTCCAAGCGGGTGCGGATGCTGATCCTGGACGAGCCGACCGCGAGCCTCAACGAGGCCGACAGCGCCGCGCTGCTGGAGCGGCTGATGGCGTTCCGCACGCAGGGCATCGGCTCGATCCTGATCTCGCACAAGCTCAACGAGGTCGCCAAGGTCGCCGACCACATCACCGTGCTGCGCGACGGCCGCACCGTCGACAGCATTGATTGCCACGCCGAGCCGATCCAGGAAGACCGCATCATCCGCAGCATGGTCAATCGCGATCTCGCCCATCGCTTTCCCGAGCGCAGCGTGAAGATCGGCGAGCCGGTCTTGACCGTCGAGAATTGGTCGGTCTATCACCCCATCCACCCCGAGCGGCAGGTGATCAAGAACGTCAATTTCGGCGTCAAGCGCGGCGAGGTCGTCGGCATTGCCGGGCTGATGGGGGCGGGGCGTACCGAATTCGCCATGAGCCTGTTCGGACGGTCCTGGGGCACCAATATTAGCGGCCGTATCAGGCTCGAAGGCCGCGAGATCGCGCTGCCGAGCGTCGCCGCTGCGATCGACGCCGGCCTCGCCTATGTCACCGAGGACCGCAAGCAACTCGGCCTGATCCTCGCCGACGACGTTCGCAAGAACATCACGCTGGCAAGCCTCGACCAGGTCGCCCCCAACCGGGTGATCGACGACATCGCCGAGCTGAAGGTCGCCAGCGATTACCGCAACCGGATGCGCATCCGCTGCTCCGACGTCTACCAGGAGACCGGCCAGCTCTCCGGTGGCAACCAGCAGAAGGTGGTGCTGTCGAAATGGCTGATGACCGACCCCAAGGTGTTGATCCTGGACGAGCCGACCCGGGGCATCGACGTCGGTGCCAAATACGAGATTTACTGTATCATCAACGAGCTTGCGGAAGCCGGCCGCGGCGTCGTGGTGATCTCCTCGGAGATGCCCGAGCTGCTCGGCATCTGCGACCGCATCTGCGTCATGAACGACGGCGCCTTCGTCGGCGAGTTCAAGGGCGCAGACGCAACGCAGGAAAAGATCATGCGCGCCATCATGCGCAACGACAGAAATTATGGAAGCAGCGCCCTTGCGGGTGCGGAGATGGGAGGATCGCAGCCATGA
- a CDS encoding cytochrome C oxidase subunit IV family protein, which produces MPDRLDFTWIALIGLALATILVPPLVPRPLLGNALLLALAAVKGRRIALDFLELRAAPALWRGLVSAWILIVVLFAWLTSAVVALI; this is translated from the coding sequence ATGCCGGATCGCCTGGACTTCACCTGGATTGCGCTGATCGGCCTCGCACTCGCGACCATCCTGGTGCCGCCGCTGGTGCCGCGGCCACTGCTCGGCAACGCCCTGCTGCTGGCCTTGGCCGCCGTCAAGGGCCGCCGGATTGCACTCGACTTCCTCGAGCTTCGCGCGGCGCCTGCGCTCTGGCGCGGCCTCGTCAGCGCCTGGATCCTCATCGTGGTGCTGTTTGCCTGGCTCACATCCGCCGTCGTCGCCCTGATCTGA
- a CDS encoding cytochrome c: MAERLTKSAARNVFYGGSAFFFAIFIGLTAHSHYYMATTSTDATTLTSSVARGKHVWEKNSCINCHTLLGEGAYFAPEVGNVWDRWGGKEDPAGARETLKAWMQSQPSGAEGRRQMPQFNLTDQELNDLADFLQWVSTIKRQDWPPNKAG; encoded by the coding sequence ATGGCTGAACGCCTGACCAAGTCGGCCGCTCGAAACGTCTTCTACGGCGGCTCGGCTTTTTTCTTCGCCATCTTCATCGGGCTGACGGCGCACAGCCACTACTATATGGCCACGACCTCGACGGATGCGACGACGCTGACGTCGTCGGTCGCCCGCGGCAAGCATGTATGGGAGAAGAACTCCTGCATCAACTGCCACACGTTGCTCGGCGAAGGCGCCTATTTCGCGCCCGAAGTCGGCAATGTCTGGGATCGATGGGGCGGCAAGGAGGACCCGGCCGGCGCGCGAGAGACGCTGAAGGCCTGGATGCAGTCGCAGCCCTCGGGCGCGGAGGGCCGGCGGCAGATGCCGCAATTCAACCTCACCGACCAAGAGCTCAACGATCTCGCCGATTTCCTGCAATGGGTGAGCACGATCAAGCGCCAGGATTGGCCGCCGAACAAGGCCGGCTGA
- the chvE gene encoding multiple monosaccharide ABC transporter substrate-binding protein, producing the protein MLKLKTTFLALALAGAATMAAGVTASAQDKATVGIAMPTKSSARWIDDGNNMVKVLKERGYNTDLQYAEDDIPNQLSQVENMVTKGAKALVIAAIDGTTLSDVLKQAKAKGIIVIAYDRLIRGTPNVDYYATFDNFQVGVLQAESIVQGLGLKDGKGPFNIELFGGSPDDNNAYFFYNGAMSVLKPYIDSGKLVVVSGQMGMDKVATLRWDGATAQARMDNLLSAYYGNKKVNAVLSPYDGLSIGIISSLKGVGYGSAGQPMPIISGQDAEVPSIKAMLRGDQYSTIFKDTRDLAKVTADMVDAALAGKQVTVNDTKTYENGAKTVPSYLLKPVVVYKDNWEKVLVESGYYKKSQFQ; encoded by the coding sequence ATGTTGAAACTGAAGACGACATTCCTCGCGCTGGCGCTGGCCGGCGCCGCGACGATGGCCGCGGGCGTCACCGCCTCGGCCCAGGACAAAGCAACAGTCGGCATTGCCATGCCGACCAAATCGTCGGCGCGCTGGATCGACGATGGCAACAACATGGTCAAGGTGCTGAAGGAGCGCGGCTACAACACCGACCTGCAATATGCCGAAGACGACATTCCGAATCAGCTCTCGCAGGTCGAGAACATGGTGACCAAGGGCGCGAAAGCGCTGGTGATCGCCGCGATCGACGGCACCACGCTCTCTGACGTGCTCAAGCAGGCGAAAGCAAAAGGCATCATTGTGATCGCCTATGACCGCCTGATCCGCGGCACGCCGAACGTCGACTACTACGCGACCTTCGACAATTTCCAGGTTGGCGTGCTCCAGGCCGAGTCGATCGTGCAGGGCCTCGGCCTCAAGGATGGCAAGGGTCCGTTCAACATCGAGCTGTTCGGCGGCTCGCCCGACGACAACAACGCCTACTTCTTCTACAACGGCGCGATGAGTGTGCTGAAGCCGTACATCGACAGCGGCAAGCTCGTCGTCGTCTCCGGGCAGATGGGCATGGACAAGGTCGCGACCTTGCGCTGGGACGGCGCCACCGCGCAGGCCCGCATGGACAATCTGCTCAGCGCCTACTACGGCAATAAGAAGGTCAACGCGGTGCTGTCGCCGTATGACGGCCTGTCGATCGGCATCATCTCCTCGCTGAAGGGCGTCGGTTATGGAAGCGCCGGCCAGCCGATGCCTATCATCTCGGGCCAGGATGCCGAGGTGCCCTCGATCAAGGCGATGCTGCGCGGCGATCAGTATTCGACCATCTTCAAGGACACCCGCGATCTCGCCAAGGTGACCGCCGACATGGTCGACGCTGCGCTTGCCGGCAAGCAGGTCACCGTCAACGACACCAAGACCTACGAGAACGGCGCCAAGACCGTGCCGTCCTATCTGCTCAAGCCAGTCGTGGTCTATAAGGACAATTGGGAGAAGGTCCTGGTCGAGAGCGGCTACTACAAGAAGTCGCAGTTCCAGTAA
- a CDS encoding cbb3-type cytochrome c oxidase subunit I, giving the protein MKYQTQKVAMLYFYGALTLFLAQVLFGLLAGTIYVLPNTLSVLLPFNIVRMIHTNALIVWSLIGFMGATYFLLPEETETELYSPLLAKIQFWMFFGAAGVAVVGYLFHYHEGREFLEQPFIIKVGIVVVCLMFLFNVTMTALKGRKTTVTNILLFGLWGVAIFFLFAFYNPANLAVDKMYWWYVVHLWVEGVWELIMASVLAYLMIKLNGIDREVVEKWLYVIIGLALFSGILGTGHHFYWIGAPGYWQWIGSLFSTLEVAPFFTMVIFTVQMTWKAGRKHPNRAALLWSVGCSVMAFLGAGVWGFLHTLSSVNYYTHGTQVTAAHGHLAFFGAYVMLNLAVMAYAIPQIKGRAPYNQWLSMTSFWIMCTAMMTMTFALTFAGVVQVHLQRVLGQGYMDVQDQLAFFYWVRLGSGVFVAISALMFVWAVLVPGREKQATISAALQPAE; this is encoded by the coding sequence ATGAAATATCAGACCCAGAAAGTCGCGATGCTGTATTTCTACGGTGCGCTGACCCTGTTCCTGGCCCAGGTCCTGTTCGGCCTCCTCGCCGGGACCATCTACGTCCTGCCCAACACGCTGTCGGTGCTGCTGCCGTTCAACATCGTCAGGATGATCCACACCAACGCGCTGATCGTGTGGTCGTTGATCGGCTTCATGGGCGCGACCTACTTCCTGCTGCCTGAGGAAACCGAGACCGAGCTGTACAGCCCACTGCTCGCAAAGATCCAGTTCTGGATGTTTTTTGGCGCGGCGGGCGTGGCGGTGGTGGGCTATCTCTTCCACTACCACGAGGGCCGCGAGTTCCTCGAGCAGCCCTTCATCATCAAGGTCGGCATCGTCGTCGTCTGCCTGATGTTCCTGTTCAACGTGACCATGACCGCGCTCAAGGGGCGCAAGACCACGGTCACCAACATCCTGCTGTTCGGCCTGTGGGGCGTCGCGATCTTCTTCCTGTTCGCCTTCTACAATCCGGCGAACCTTGCGGTCGACAAGATGTACTGGTGGTACGTCGTCCATCTCTGGGTCGAGGGCGTCTGGGAGCTGATCATGGCCTCCGTGCTCGCCTATCTCATGATCAAGCTCAATGGCATCGATCGCGAGGTGGTCGAGAAGTGGCTCTACGTCATCATCGGCCTCGCGCTGTTCTCGGGAATTCTCGGCACCGGCCACCATTTCTACTGGATCGGCGCGCCCGGCTACTGGCAGTGGATCGGCTCGCTGTTCTCGACGCTCGAGGTCGCGCCGTTCTTCACGATGGTGATCTTCACGGTGCAGATGACCTGGAAGGCCGGCCGCAAGCATCCGAACCGCGCCGCCCTGCTGTGGTCGGTCGGTTGTTCGGTGATGGCGTTCCTGGGGGCCGGCGTCTGGGGTTTCCTGCACACGCTGTCCTCGGTGAACTACTACACCCACGGCACCCAGGTCACCGCTGCGCACGGCCATCTCGCCTTCTTCGGCGCCTATGTGATGCTCAACCTTGCCGTGATGGCTTACGCCATCCCGCAGATCAAGGGACGCGCGCCCTATAACCAGTGGCTCAGCATGACGAGCTTCTGGATCATGTGCACGGCCATGATGACCATGACGTTCGCGCTGACCTTTGCCGGCGTGGTCCAGGTCCATCTCCAGCGCGTGCTCGGCCAGGGCTACATGGACGTGCAGGACCAGCTCGCCTTCTTCTACTGGGTGCGGCTCGGCTCCGGTGTGTTCGTCGCGATCTCCGCGCTGATGTTCGTCTGGGCCGTGCTGGTACCCGGCCGCGAAAAGCAGGCGACCATTTCGGCCGCGCTGCAGCCGGCCGAGTAG
- the mmsB gene encoding multiple monosaccharide ABC transporter permease, giving the protein MTDKTVSLPEEGRHGSFIKNNLRSYGMLMSLIAIMLFFQVMTGGTLLQPLNLTNLVLQNSYIVIMALGMLLVIVTGHIDLSVGSVAGFVGAVAAVLMVTYKVDYTLAFIACLLLGAAIGAAQGYWVAYFKIPSFIVTLAGMLVFKGLALAVLQGQSLGPFPATFQKLSSGFIPEMLPEAGTLHPTSMLVGAVLALGLVYASAKGRSREQLHGIEVEPYAFFLGKSILLACAVLYFTFLIASHRGLPNVLVIMTALIALYGFVTRRTVIGRQVYAVGGNAKAASLSGIKTERLTFLTFVNMGVLAALAGLVFAARLNTATPKAGLGFELDVIAACFIGGASAYGGVGRVGGAVVGAMIMGVMNNGMSILGIGIDYQQVIKGLVLLGAVCIDVYNQRR; this is encoded by the coding sequence ATGACCGACAAGACGGTTTCGCTGCCCGAGGAGGGCCGGCACGGCAGCTTCATCAAGAACAATTTGCGCAGCTACGGCATGCTGATGTCGCTGATCGCGATCATGCTGTTCTTCCAGGTCATGACGGGCGGCACGCTGCTGCAGCCGCTCAACCTGACCAATCTGGTACTTCAGAACAGCTACATCGTCATCATGGCGCTGGGCATGCTGCTTGTCATCGTCACCGGCCATATCGACCTCTCGGTCGGCTCGGTCGCGGGCTTCGTCGGCGCGGTGGCCGCCGTGCTGATGGTGACCTACAAGGTCGACTACACGCTCGCCTTCATCGCCTGCCTGCTGCTGGGCGCGGCAATCGGCGCCGCGCAGGGCTATTGGGTGGCCTATTTCAAGATCCCATCCTTCATCGTGACGCTGGCCGGCATGCTAGTGTTCAAAGGACTTGCGCTTGCGGTATTGCAGGGCCAGTCGCTAGGACCGTTCCCGGCGACCTTCCAGAAGCTGTCCTCCGGCTTCATTCCGGAGATGCTGCCAGAGGCCGGCACGCTGCATCCGACCTCGATGCTGGTCGGTGCGGTGCTCGCGCTCGGCCTCGTCTACGCCAGCGCCAAGGGGCGCTCGCGCGAGCAGCTGCACGGCATCGAGGTCGAGCCCTACGCGTTCTTCCTCGGCAAGAGCATTCTTCTGGCCTGCGCCGTGCTCTATTTCACCTTTCTGATCGCCTCGCATCGCGGTCTGCCGAACGTGCTGGTCATCATGACCGCGCTGATCGCGCTCTACGGCTTCGTCACCCGCCGCACCGTCATCGGTCGGCAGGTCTATGCCGTCGGCGGCAATGCGAAAGCGGCAAGCCTGTCGGGCATCAAGACGGAACGGTTGACCTTCCTCACCTTCGTCAACATGGGCGTGCTCGCCGCGCTCGCCGGCCTCGTCTTCGCCGCGCGCCTCAACACCGCAACGCCGAAGGCGGGTCTCGGCTTCGAGCTCGACGTCATCGCGGCCTGCTTCATCGGCGGCGCCTCGGCCTATGGCGGTGTCGGCCGCGTCGGCGGCGCCGTGGTCGGTGCCATGATCATGGGCGTGATGAACAATGGCATGTCCATCCTCGGCATCGGCATCGACTATCAGCAGGTCATCAAGGGCCTGGTCCTGCTCGGGGCGGTGTGCATCGACGTTTATAATCAGCGGAGATGA
- a CDS encoding CbbQ/NirQ/NorQ/GpvN family protein, protein MKAALHALAAPEPALPAYVASGNECALFEHAWRHQLPVLLKGPTGCGKTRFVAHMAARLGLPLHTVACHDDLTAADLTGRYLLRGGDTVWTDGPLTRAVREGGICYLDEVVEARKDVTVVLHPLTDDRRILPLERTGEELVAPASFMLVVSYNPGYQTLLKALKPSTRQRFVAIEFGFLPAEQEIAVVSAESGLSPDRVRPLVALAGRLRALKGHDLEEGVSTRLVVYCATLIAAGVSIADAVLAGMIEPLTDDSDVKAALLDVTRAVIG, encoded by the coding sequence ATGAAAGCAGCTCTTCACGCCTTGGCCGCGCCTGAACCCGCGCTACCGGCCTATGTCGCAAGCGGCAACGAATGCGCGCTGTTCGAGCATGCCTGGCGGCACCAGCTTCCGGTCCTGCTGAAAGGGCCGACCGGTTGCGGCAAGACGCGTTTCGTCGCGCATATGGCGGCACGGCTGGGCTTGCCGCTCCACACCGTCGCCTGCCACGATGATCTCACCGCCGCCGATCTCACGGGCCGCTATCTGCTGAGAGGCGGCGACACCGTGTGGACCGACGGTCCATTGACGCGCGCGGTCCGCGAGGGCGGCATCTGCTATCTCGACGAGGTGGTGGAAGCCCGCAAGGACGTCACCGTCGTACTGCATCCGCTCACCGACGACCGTCGTATCCTGCCGCTGGAGCGAACCGGCGAGGAGCTTGTTGCTCCCGCGAGCTTCATGCTCGTCGTCTCCTACAATCCCGGTTACCAGACCCTGCTCAAGGCGCTGAAGCCCTCGACGCGGCAACGCTTCGTCGCCATCGAGTTCGGCTTCCTGCCGGCCGAGCAGGAGATTGCGGTGGTGTCGGCCGAGAGCGGGCTGTCGCCGGATCGCGTACGGCCGCTGGTCGCGCTTGCCGGACGTCTGCGGGCGCTGAAGGGGCATGATCTGGAGGAGGGCGTCTCGACCCGGCTCGTGGTGTATTGCGCGACCTTGATTGCGGCGGGAGTCTCGATCGCCGATGCCGTGCTCGCCGGCATGATTGAGCCGCTGACCGACGATTCCGACGTCAAGGCGGCGCTGCTGGATGTCACGCGCGCCGTGATTGGGTGA
- a CDS encoding cytochrome c oxidase subunit 3 family protein codes for MSAADCEPQGAGWGILDDLPGDPMIWVLIFSELAAFGLFLGTFTVARAIHPAVFAAGQAALDPGLAGLNTVVLMTSGWAAARATKAARASERRATRYWLLTAMGLGGLFVAVKLAEYAEEIGRGIGLETSPFFTLYFLLTGFHLLHVCLGIIILALVCRRAEAFGVETGTAFWHMVDLVWIVMFPILYLVR; via the coding sequence ATGTCGGCAGCCGATTGCGAACCACAGGGAGCGGGCTGGGGAATCCTGGACGATCTTCCCGGCGATCCCATGATCTGGGTGCTGATCTTCAGCGAGCTCGCCGCCTTCGGTCTTTTTCTCGGTACCTTCACGGTCGCCCGCGCGATCCATCCCGCCGTGTTCGCCGCGGGGCAGGCGGCGCTCGATCCGGGTCTCGCCGGATTGAACACTGTCGTGCTGATGACGAGCGGTTGGGCCGCGGCCCGGGCTACGAAGGCCGCGCGGGCCAGCGAGAGGCGGGCGACACGATACTGGCTCCTCACAGCCATGGGACTTGGTGGCCTGTTCGTGGCGGTCAAGCTCGCCGAATATGCCGAAGAGATCGGACGCGGTATTGGACTCGAGACCAGCCCGTTCTTCACACTCTACTTCCTCCTGACCGGCTTCCATCTTCTGCACGTCTGCCTCGGCATCATCATCCTCGCATTGGTCTGCCGCCGCGCTGAAGCGTTCGGCGTCGAGACGGGAACGGCCTTCTGGCACATGGTCGATCTGGTCTGGATCGTGATGTTCCCGATTCTTTATCTGGTGCGGTGA